The Podospora bellae-mahoneyi strain CBS 112042 chromosome 7, whole genome shotgun sequence genome includes a window with the following:
- a CDS encoding hypothetical protein (EggNog:ENOG503P1SS; COG:S) — MADTEQAKAAVNTDESTTQTSSPQPTTPTANDDASSTATTSSLPPLSPTEFKIYNRLAEQMKYFHDHFVGMWTILYTACVNSRRPQNMSLKQFLDEGLRLVRYLESHHSIEETHLYPILAKKMPQFKAGKSNKLLRQHELIHEGMDQLHEYILMCKSREVDLELSVLKEKMDTWGEVLMKHLDDEVKELEAETMRKYWTLEEMRAIPI, encoded by the exons AGCAAAGGCTGCTGTAAATACAGATGAATCAACCACTCAGACTTCATCTCCCCAGCCAACCACTCCTACTGCCAATGACGATGCGTCGTCCACTGCAACAACTTCGTCACTGCCGCCACTGTCACCAACCGAGTTCAAAATCTACAACCGCTTAGCTGAACAAATGAAGTACTTT CACGACCACTTTGTAGGAATGTGGACAATCCTCTACACAGCCTGCGTCAACTCCCGCCGCCCCCAAAACATGTCCCTCAAGCAGTTCCTCGACGAGGGCCTCCGGCTGGTCCGCTACCTCGAGTCTCACCACTCCATCGAGGAGACCCACCTCTACCCCATCCTGGCCAAGAAGATGCCCCAGTTCAAGGCCGGCAAGAGCAACAAGCTGCTGAGGCAGCACGAGCTGATCCACGAGGGGATGGACCAGCTGCACGAGTACATCCTCATGTGCAAGAGCCGCGAGGTCGACTTGGAGCTGTCGGTCCTCAAGGAAAAGATGGACAcctggggggaggtgctgaTGAAGCATCTGGAtgacgaggtcaaggagctggaggcggagacGATGAGGAAGTACTGGAcgttggaggagatgagggcgATTCCTATCTAA